A genomic segment from Natronorubrum tibetense GA33 encodes:
- a CDS encoding DUF7344 domain-containing protein, translated as MSSIDTSLPDEIASVADSDEEQRLSKDVIFELLKNRRRREVLAYLLESDETVTLGELAEQIAAWENDTEVSALSSDQRKRVYVALYQTHLPKMDDAGIVEYDQDRGLISLADNADLLMMYLDTDTHRQDRWDRWYATLSVVGAALVTGAFLGVPPLSSIPTLGLAGVVVVAFFLLSVAHVVTNRELERNVDGKLSRIK; from the coding sequence ATGTCGTCGATCGATACCTCGCTTCCGGACGAGATCGCATCGGTCGCCGACTCAGACGAGGAGCAACGGCTCTCGAAAGACGTTATTTTCGAACTCCTGAAAAACCGCCGCCGTCGAGAAGTCCTCGCGTACTTGCTCGAATCCGACGAAACGGTCACGCTCGGTGAACTCGCCGAGCAGATCGCTGCCTGGGAGAACGACACCGAGGTCAGCGCACTCAGTTCGGACCAGCGTAAGCGAGTATACGTTGCCCTTTACCAAACGCATCTTCCGAAGATGGACGATGCCGGGATCGTCGAATACGATCAGGATCGCGGACTGATCTCGCTCGCGGACAACGCCGATCTGTTGATGATGTACCTCGATACGGATACGCATCGACAGGATCGATGGGATCGATGGTACGCGACGCTCAGCGTCGTGGGAGCGGCGCTCGTCACCGGTGCGTTCCTCGGTGTCCCGCCGCTGTCGTCGATTCCGACGCTCGGACTCGCCGGCGTCGTCGTCGTCGCGTTCTTCCTCCTCTCGGTCGCACACGTCGTGACCAACCGAGAGCTGGAGCGGAACGTCGACGGCAAACTCTCGCGAATCAAGTAA
- a CDS encoding methyltransferase domain-containing protein → MSLNQNQEANELLQFDELATVCPTCEVPITSNSLTCRHCGFEGTRRHGIPSLIPDVIHRRPDDQRLDSVEPGSQLLEADELTRLAARVESGSVRDATTFLEGHEHRDDVLNEIYDINRESWLTFVSESISGRCLDVGAGFGRRAHILAELCESVVAVDSNLQKLRIAATRDDYDNGERIVPLHTTEDRIPFDSGTFDTIVADFTGSSVDDVRARLPRLSEYLADDGTLVFTADGWPSQTGLTELAGLDSSDSDTSRLLSAGTPSAYRSVVENAGFDALSLYSLFPTASRPLFVFDIEDDRAIETLAEFVLSDRGRLAKTGKPFVSLANRFGLLNRWYPSFLAVCTNQAVSTRSSAAYNDSLLVSGRTRSVVLDIGDGGIDRVWKYPNRLEHSPFTERENAVLSSLHASNEPIVETLPHGEEIESAFGKARTEDPVAGSPLDDDLSADSRSYERVLRLGFDWLIEFQQSFGGPTVTRSPAEVRDDLRFAPTDLEPPEIDEPVTTFFTPVHGDYLAGNIHVADDEVTSVIDWEYGAIDASPIIDAGFLVLNAAMRVFGGLDDGFQSAFCDDNEFARITQSMIRGYCRDVGIPVRTFKLYLPSVFLHRLELDWRFDAVSTYTDKIDDRSRVVEYVFDNLSEVHIE, encoded by the coding sequence ATGTCACTGAACCAAAACCAAGAGGCAAATGAACTACTGCAGTTCGACGAACTCGCCACAGTTTGTCCGACCTGCGAGGTACCGATCACGTCCAACTCGCTGACCTGTCGTCACTGTGGATTCGAAGGAACGCGCAGACACGGGATTCCGTCACTGATTCCCGACGTCATTCATCGACGTCCGGACGATCAGCGCCTCGACAGTGTCGAACCGGGCTCGCAATTGCTTGAGGCAGACGAACTGACAAGACTTGCAGCCCGCGTCGAAAGCGGATCGGTCCGAGATGCGACGACGTTTCTCGAGGGCCACGAGCACCGCGATGACGTCCTGAACGAAATCTACGATATCAATCGGGAGTCGTGGTTGACATTCGTCTCCGAGTCAATTTCTGGCCGGTGTCTCGATGTCGGTGCTGGATTTGGACGACGAGCGCACATCCTCGCGGAGCTCTGTGAGTCCGTGGTTGCTGTCGATTCGAATCTCCAGAAGCTTCGAATTGCAGCGACACGAGACGATTACGACAACGGTGAACGGATCGTCCCCCTCCACACGACCGAAGATCGAATCCCCTTCGATTCAGGCACGTTCGATACGATCGTCGCGGACTTCACCGGGTCGAGCGTGGATGATGTCCGTGCTCGGCTTCCCCGGTTGTCCGAGTATCTCGCAGACGATGGAACGCTCGTCTTTACGGCGGATGGCTGGCCGTCCCAGACTGGTTTGACCGAACTGGCCGGGCTGGATTCGAGCGATTCGGACACCAGTCGGTTACTTTCGGCTGGGACGCCATCTGCATACCGTTCGGTGGTCGAAAATGCCGGATTCGATGCGCTTTCGCTGTATTCGTTGTTCCCGACCGCGAGCCGTCCGTTGTTCGTATTCGATATCGAGGACGACCGGGCCATCGAGACGCTCGCCGAGTTCGTCCTGTCCGACCGCGGACGACTCGCGAAAACAGGGAAACCGTTTGTCTCCCTCGCCAATCGGTTCGGACTCCTGAATCGGTGGTATCCGAGCTTCCTGGCGGTCTGTACCAATCAGGCCGTTTCGACACGATCCTCTGCAGCGTACAATGATTCGTTGCTCGTCTCTGGCCGGACCCGATCGGTCGTCCTCGATATTGGGGACGGGGGTATCGACCGGGTATGGAAGTATCCGAACCGGCTGGAGCACTCTCCGTTCACCGAACGCGAGAACGCTGTGCTCTCGTCGCTGCACGCGTCGAACGAGCCGATCGTCGAGACGCTTCCACATGGAGAGGAGATCGAGTCGGCGTTCGGGAAAGCACGAACTGAAGATCCCGTCGCGGGTTCGCCGCTCGACGACGATCTGTCGGCCGATAGCCGTTCGTACGAACGAGTGCTTCGATTGGGGTTCGATTGGCTCATCGAATTTCAGCAGTCGTTCGGTGGGCCGACGGTGACGCGGTCGCCAGCAGAGGTTCGGGATGATCTCCGATTTGCACCTACCGATCTCGAACCGCCAGAGATCGACGAGCCTGTCACAACCTTCTTCACGCCCGTTCATGGGGACTATCTGGCCGGAAACATCCACGTCGCCGATGATGAGGTCACCAGCGTCATCGACTGGGAGTACGGGGCGATCGATGCGTCACCGATTATCGACGCGGGCTTTCTAGTACTGAACGCGGCGATGCGCGTATTCGGTGGGCTGGATGACGGATTCCAGTCCGCCTTCTGTGATGACAATGAGTTCGCTCGAATCACGCAATCGATGATTCGCGGCTACTGCCGGGATGTCGGTATCCCTGTTCGAACGTTCAAACTGTACCTCCCGAGCGTTTTCCTCCATCGCCTCGAACTGGATTGGCGGTTCGACGCCGTGAGTACGTATACGGACAAAATCGACGACCGCTCGAGGGTCGTCGAGTACGTGTTCGACAACCTATCCGAAGTCCACATCGAGTAA
- a CDS encoding transcription initiation factor IIB: MTRSIIDHTETESAKTEPGLCPDCETDTIIHDPDRGERVCEECGLVLTEDPIDYGPEWRAFNAQEHDELSRVGAPLTQSMHDRGLTTTIDWRNKDANGHSMSADKHGQLHRLRVWQERIRTKNAGERNLKYALSEIDRMVSALGVPRPVKETASVIYRQALDQDLIRGRSIEGVATSALYTACRKEDIPRSLEEVTSVSRVDQREIGRTYRYIADELDINLEPTNPRQFVPRFCSELDVGKEVETKAVEIIDTTTEQGLHSGKSPTGFAAAAIYAAGLLCDETIPQRAVADTAQTTVVTVRNRYREQLEAIDQQPA; this comes from the coding sequence ATGACGCGGTCCATTATCGATCATACGGAGACAGAATCAGCGAAAACGGAGCCCGGGCTATGTCCTGACTGCGAAACCGATACGATCATCCACGACCCGGACCGCGGCGAACGAGTCTGTGAAGAGTGCGGTCTCGTCCTGACCGAAGATCCGATCGACTACGGTCCCGAGTGGCGGGCGTTCAACGCCCAGGAACACGACGAACTCTCCCGCGTCGGCGCGCCGCTGACCCAGTCGATGCACGACCGCGGGCTGACGACGACGATCGACTGGCGCAACAAGGACGCGAACGGTCACTCCATGTCGGCCGACAAGCACGGCCAACTCCACCGACTCCGCGTCTGGCAGGAGCGAATCAGGACCAAAAACGCCGGCGAACGCAACCTCAAGTACGCGCTCTCGGAGATCGACCGCATGGTCAGTGCGCTCGGCGTTCCGCGACCCGTCAAGGAGACCGCAAGCGTCATCTACCGACAGGCGCTCGATCAGGACCTCATCCGCGGCCGATCGATCGAAGGCGTCGCGACCAGCGCCCTCTACACTGCGTGTCGTAAGGAGGATATTCCGCGCAGCCTCGAGGAGGTAACCTCCGTTTCACGCGTCGATCAACGAGAGATTGGTCGCACCTACCGATACATCGCGGACGAACTCGATATCAATCTCGAGCCCACGAACCCGCGTCAGTTCGTCCCTCGCTTTTGCTCCGAACTCGACGTCGGGAAAGAGGTCGAGACGAAGGCCGTCGAGATCATCGACACGACGACCGAGCAGGGACTGCACTCCGGGAAGTCCCCGACCGGCTTCGCCGCGGCGGCGATCTACGCGGCCGGTCTGCTCTGTGACGAGACGATCCCGCAGCGAGCCGTCGCCGACACCGCACAGACGACCGTAGTGACGGTTCGGAACCGGTACCGGGAACAGCTCGAGGCGATCGATCAGCAGCCGGCCTAA
- a CDS encoding flippase, with protein sequence MAIVASGLLMVLLARMLGPAEYGLLFLAVSVFSTIGIFSKLGIAKSGARYVSEYKERNPEQLPHIFRTVLAFNVAAVVIVAVVMYVGHERIAAVLEEPDLVPFLLLGVLYLAFEAFATYVRLMLQGLEEIQFSATLYALEQGSRFVFAIGLVVLGFGAIGALVGYIFAFAIVTVIGIGSLYLRFYRNHEVSGSIEDGLPRRIGEYSVPLTATSTANVLDKEVDTLLVGFFLNPVAVSYYVISKQVIEFVETPASALGFTLSPTYGAQKADGNIDQAARIYETALSHTLLLYIPIAAGIVLVAEPTLELVFGAEYLEAVLVLQVLAFYAVLQSITKLTSNGLDFLGRARDRAIVKGVTAVMNLGLNIILIPTIGVVGAAVATIITYSLYTAANVYIIHQEFHLRVGYLVRRAALIFAVTGVMVVVVFLTVSLVEGLLSLMFVVALGVAVWSTLSVATGLLDLQQLTNVL encoded by the coding sequence GTGGCAATCGTCGCGAGCGGGCTGTTGATGGTCCTGTTGGCTCGAATGCTCGGACCTGCCGAGTACGGATTGCTGTTTCTCGCTGTTTCGGTGTTTTCGACGATCGGTATCTTCAGCAAGCTCGGAATCGCGAAATCGGGCGCACGGTACGTGTCGGAGTACAAGGAACGAAACCCAGAGCAGCTCCCACATATTTTCCGGACGGTGCTTGCGTTCAACGTAGCTGCGGTCGTGATCGTCGCGGTCGTCATGTACGTCGGCCACGAACGGATCGCCGCCGTCCTTGAAGAGCCCGATCTGGTCCCGTTCCTCCTATTGGGCGTCCTGTATCTCGCGTTCGAGGCGTTCGCAACGTACGTTCGGTTAATGCTCCAGGGACTCGAGGAGATACAGTTCAGCGCGACGTTGTACGCACTCGAGCAAGGCAGTCGGTTCGTGTTCGCGATTGGACTCGTCGTCCTTGGATTCGGAGCGATTGGCGCGCTCGTCGGCTACATCTTCGCGTTCGCGATCGTGACGGTGATCGGAATTGGGAGTCTCTACCTCAGATTCTACCGAAATCACGAGGTGTCTGGGTCGATCGAGGACGGTCTGCCTCGGCGGATCGGCGAGTACTCGGTTCCGTTGACCGCGACGAGTACGGCAAACGTGTTGGACAAGGAGGTCGATACGCTTCTCGTCGGCTTCTTCTTGAATCCCGTAGCGGTTTCATACTACGTCATTAGCAAACAGGTCATTGAGTTCGTAGAGACGCCGGCTTCGGCGCTTGGATTCACGCTGTCGCCGACCTATGGGGCACAAAAGGCTGACGGGAACATCGATCAAGCAGCTCGAATCTACGAGACGGCACTCTCGCATACGCTATTGCTTTATATCCCCATCGCAGCGGGGATCGTTCTCGTTGCCGAACCGACCCTCGAGTTGGTGTTCGGAGCCGAGTATTTGGAGGCGGTGCTCGTTCTCCAGGTACTCGCGTTCTATGCGGTGTTGCAGTCGATCACGAAACTCACGAGCAACGGTCTCGATTTCCTCGGCCGTGCTCGCGATCGCGCGATAGTAAAAGGGGTGACTGCGGTCATGAACCTCGGTCTCAATATCATCCTCATTCCGACAATCGGCGTCGTTGGGGCTGCGGTCGCGACGATTATCACCTACTCGCTGTATACGGCCGCGAACGTATACATCATCCACCAGGAGTTTCATCTCCGAGTGGGCTATCTCGTCCGCCGTGCAGCGCTGATCTTCGCCGTTACCGGCGTGATGGTCGTTGTCGTCTTTTTGACCGTCTCCCTTGTTGAGGGGCTACTCTCGCTGATGTTCGTTGTCGCGTTGGGTGTTGCAGTCTGGAGTACGCTCTCGGTTGCGACCGGTTTGCTCGATTTACAACAGCTTACAAACGTCCTGTAA
- a CDS encoding glycosyltransferase family 4 protein: protein MQIGFYHDAAGTRHAGGIAVYTQQLAAALSRSNDVYLYTQRGELSSVLSESDVTIVETPSFDDHWLHSIDALSPLTDQDHSKLLMTYWAARNDVIDHIDDHLDVLITAQFLDDLLLSNLTDVPTIYTFHQFSDGGLGIKLRDALSQTELILANSDDTARKVSETFDYDIGEVIYPGIDLDEFRPGVAPAIDSDDPIVLFVGRLIEAKGIGDLLEAVSRLDGRQELHVVGGGDERWVKRRARSLGIADAVTVHGEVPHTELPSYHAGADVFCLPSHDESFGMANIEAMACELPVVTTDLEGIETYLVNGENGLLARVGDPQDLADKLTMLLDSPQLRERLGTRARQDVQRFDWEEQARSLERFCYETLDIDDPADRPEPEPLSGV, encoded by the coding sequence ATGCAAATCGGGTTCTATCACGACGCTGCTGGGACCCGCCACGCCGGCGGGATCGCCGTCTACACCCAGCAGCTAGCCGCCGCACTCAGCCGATCGAACGACGTCTATCTCTATACCCAGCGAGGGGAGCTGTCGTCCGTGCTGAGCGAATCGGACGTCACCATCGTCGAAACGCCGTCGTTCGACGACCACTGGCTCCACTCGATCGACGCGCTAAGTCCGCTCACCGATCAGGACCACTCGAAACTCCTCATGACGTACTGGGCCGCTCGGAACGACGTTATCGACCACATCGACGATCACCTCGACGTACTCATTACCGCCCAGTTCCTTGACGATCTCCTGCTCTCGAACCTGACCGACGTGCCGACTATCTACACCTTCCACCAGTTCTCCGACGGCGGTCTCGGAATCAAACTGCGCGACGCGCTCTCCCAGACGGAGCTGATTCTGGCGAACTCCGACGATACCGCCCGGAAGGTGTCTGAGACGTTCGACTACGATATCGGGGAGGTAATCTACCCGGGTATCGATCTGGATGAGTTCCGGCCAGGTGTCGCTCCGGCGATCGACAGCGACGACCCGATCGTCCTCTTCGTCGGTCGGCTCATCGAAGCCAAGGGGATCGGCGACCTGCTCGAGGCAGTATCACGTCTCGACGGCCGCCAGGAACTCCACGTCGTCGGCGGCGGCGACGAACGGTGGGTGAAGCGCCGAGCCCGCTCCCTCGGGATCGCGGATGCCGTCACTGTTCACGGGGAGGTTCCCCACACGGAGCTACCGTCCTATCACGCCGGTGCCGACGTGTTCTGCCTGCCGAGTCACGACGAGAGTTTCGGCATGGCAAACATCGAGGCAATGGCGTGTGAACTCCCGGTCGTCACCACCGATCTCGAAGGCATCGAAACCTACCTCGTCAACGGTGAGAACGGACTCCTCGCCAGAGTCGGGGACCCGCAGGACCTCGCCGACAAACTGACGATGCTACTCGACTCACCGCAACTTCGAGAGCGACTCGGCACGCGTGCTCGCCAGGACGTACAGCGATTCGACTGGGAGGAGCAGGCGCGGTCCCTCGAGCGGTTCTGTTACGAAACGCTCGACATCGACGACCCCGCCGACCGACCCGAACCGGAGCCCCTTTCGGGAGTGTAG
- a CDS encoding right-handed parallel beta-helix repeat-containing protein, protein MARDISELDEANSGRERPENGDKWTSNTLLDRRSYLKLTGVTTAAVAASGAVSASGDEYEVIEANNSNYHLDDGEVFENKIIDFSNGNWLTIIANATNWTIRNVGFRGIHDHDHNAIVAQDSGGNSSTIENVYLGDGCVRPDSYSSHGQCGIFVHRGHSGHLDIRNVYAEDWPNNGIYASAAAYDTPGTVTLENCFAKNNYVASLRVSDGGKVIDCVAYNDGNGRYQGRPFWGWGDQEIVGCNLDGGPYANGSSIYGRSGSTTYVEDTHHSGYSMSGSGSYSEGNDVVNGSADLSVPGGVPTSPEEAASGSSGSDDEGEDETRGDYEDLQHTYEFVGEDEPTDYYFEVEEGPIEPSTYNEATIEENYMWISDDGTRAAGRVIDGHHAWEFDTLLIDVTVEGPAEPVINDVESNLDRYPRDGATGDGWKGDMPWHDNEEEETDDGEEEDGQDDDEGHEFDHTYEFVAEGESESTDYYFEIEDGPIEPSNYNGATVEDDYMWVSDDGTRAAGRVVDGRHAWEFDTLLVDVTVEGPAEPIVNDQESHLSRYPLSGATGDEWKGDMPWHDSGEHTYEFVADGESEPTDYYFEIEDGSTIVPSTYNGASIEDNLMWVSDDGTRAAGRVVDGRHAWEFDTLLVDVTVEGPAEPIINDQESHLSRYPLSGATGDDWKGDMPWHVTGEHTYEFVAEGESEPTDYYFEIEDGSSIEPSMYNGATIEDDYMWVSDDGTRAAGRVVDGRHAWEFDTLLVDATVEGPAEPIVNDQQSHLNRYPRDGATGDDWKGDMPWHDGGS, encoded by the coding sequence ATGGCACGCGATATTTCAGAACTGGATGAAGCCAATTCGGGCCGAGAACGGCCTGAAAACGGCGACAAGTGGACTAGTAACACCCTACTTGACCGTCGTTCGTACTTGAAACTCACCGGCGTGACGACGGCTGCTGTCGCCGCGTCCGGCGCAGTCTCTGCGTCCGGGGACGAGTACGAGGTTATCGAAGCGAACAACAGCAACTACCACCTCGACGACGGTGAGGTCTTCGAGAACAAGATCATTGACTTCTCGAACGGCAACTGGCTGACGATCATCGCAAATGCGACGAACTGGACGATTCGGAACGTCGGGTTCCGCGGTATTCACGACCACGATCACAACGCAATCGTCGCACAGGATTCGGGCGGAAACTCGTCTACGATCGAGAACGTCTATCTCGGAGATGGTTGTGTGCGTCCCGACTCCTACAGCTCACATGGTCAGTGTGGAATTTTCGTCCACCGTGGCCACTCTGGCCACCTCGACATCCGAAACGTCTACGCCGAGGACTGGCCGAACAATGGCATCTATGCCAGTGCAGCTGCCTACGACACGCCGGGGACTGTCACGCTCGAGAACTGTTTCGCGAAGAACAACTACGTCGCCTCGCTGCGGGTGTCCGACGGCGGGAAAGTGATCGACTGTGTCGCGTACAACGATGGCAACGGCCGCTATCAGGGTCGGCCGTTCTGGGGCTGGGGCGACCAGGAGATCGTCGGTTGTAATCTCGACGGGGGTCCCTACGCTAACGGCTCGTCGATTTACGGCCGATCCGGTTCCACGACATACGTCGAAGACACCCACCACAGTGGGTACAGTATGTCCGGATCGGGTAGCTACTCCGAAGGGAACGATGTGGTAAACGGCAGTGCAGATCTCTCTGTTCCCGGTGGGGTTCCGACATCGCCGGAGGAAGCTGCATCGGGGTCCAGTGGTTCAGACGACGAGGGCGAAGACGAAACTCGAGGGGACTACGAGGACCTCCAACACACGTACGAATTCGTCGGCGAAGACGAGCCAACTGATTACTACTTCGAGGTTGAGGAGGGGCCGATTGAGCCTTCGACGTACAACGAGGCAACGATCGAAGAGAACTATATGTGGATCAGTGACGACGGCACGCGTGCGGCGGGCCGCGTTATTGATGGCCATCACGCTTGGGAGTTCGACACGTTACTTATCGACGTCACTGTCGAGGGGCCGGCTGAACCGGTTATCAACGATGTGGAGTCGAATCTCGATCGCTATCCCCGCGACGGTGCGACCGGCGACGGCTGGAAGGGAGATATGCCGTGGCACGATAACGAAGAAGAGGAGACTGACGACGGCGAAGAGGAGGACGGCCAGGACGACGACGAAGGCCACGAGTTCGACCACACCTACGAGTTCGTCGCCGAGGGCGAGTCGGAGTCGACCGACTACTACTTCGAGATCGAAGACGGCCCCATTGAACCCTCTAATTACAACGGGGCGACCGTCGAAGACGACTACATGTGGGTCAGCGACGACGGCACCCGCGCCGCGGGCCGCGTCGTCGACGGCCGTCACGCCTGGGAGTTCGACACGCTGCTCGTCGACGTCACCGTCGAGGGGCCGGCCGAACCGATCGTCAACGATCAGGAGTCCCATCTCAGCCGATACCCTCTCTCCGGTGCAACCGGAGACGAGTGGAAAGGCGACATGCCGTGGCACGACTCCGGGGAACACACCTACGAGTTCGTCGCCGACGGCGAGTCGGAACCGACGGACTACTACTTCGAAATCGAAGACGGCAGCACCATCGTTCCATCGACGTATAACGGTGCATCGATCGAGGACAACCTTATGTGGGTCAGCGACGACGGGACTCGTGCCGCGGGCCGCGTCGTCGACGGCCGTCACGCCTGGGAGTTCGACACGCTGCTCGTCGATGTCACCGTCGAGGGGCCGGCCGAACCGATCATCAACGATCAGGAGTCCCATCTCAGCCGATACCCGCTGTCGGGTGCGACCGGCGACGACTGGAAGGGGGATATGCCGTGGCACGTCACGGGAGAACATACCTACGAGTTCGTTGCCGAAGGCGAGTCGGAGCCGACCGACTACTACTTCGAGATCGAAGACGGCAGCAGTATCGAGCCCTCGATGTACAACGGCGCGACCATCGAAGACGACTACATGTGGGTCAGCGACGACGGGACTCGTGCCGCGGGCCGCGTCGTCGACGGCCGTCACGCTTGGGAGTTCGACACACTGCTCGTCGACGCCACCGTCGAGGGGCCGGCCGAGCCGATCGTCAACGACCAGCAATCACACCTCAATCGCTATCCTCGCGACGGCGCGACCGGCGACGACTGGAAGGGAGATATGCCGTGGCATGACGGCGGATCCTAA
- a CDS encoding flippase yields MSLTDRIVDGFKATLGARLVNNLANGLLMLVLARFLLTNDEYGLLFTIISVIAVAQLGADLGIGRSAARYVSDKKETEPSTIPYLLRSSLSYRLVLLAIVSVGLVVARDPLAAALDIPELSTLMLVAVGYLIFQSLFSYHITLFQGFNRVDLSAIIEVINNVSRLVFVVILTALGLGVAGALFGYIIGVFLGTIVGLVFLYRRFYTQYADGGGSKSLRNRMLKYSVPLTATHGAGVLDRQIDTVLVAFFINPVAVSYYVLSKQITEFVLVPAGSLGFSVSPTYGEEKANDSLEHAADIYETTLEYMFLLYVPAAVGMMLVAEPAVTLVFGAEYAGAAPVLQVLGVYVVFQAITDVTTQGLDFLGRAKTRAYAKGSTAVANVGLNIVMIPIYGVTGAAVATVITFGIYTLVNVYVMHSELSLDFVRIARSLVVTTAIAGGMGLAVLLLIPYASNLPALFGVIGAGIAIWGVLITVSGVIDPRETIAQLT; encoded by the coding sequence ATGTCGCTCACTGATCGTATCGTCGACGGGTTCAAGGCGACGCTGGGTGCCCGACTCGTAAACAACCTCGCGAACGGGCTGTTGATGCTCGTCCTCGCGCGATTCCTGCTGACGAACGACGAGTACGGACTGTTGTTCACGATCATCTCCGTTATCGCCGTCGCCCAGCTCGGTGCCGACCTCGGGATCGGCCGCTCGGCCGCCCGATACGTGTCGGACAAGAAGGAAACCGAACCCTCGACGATCCCCTATCTCCTCCGGTCCTCGCTTAGCTACCGTCTGGTGTTGCTCGCGATCGTCTCCGTCGGGCTCGTCGTCGCCCGCGATCCGCTCGCCGCTGCCCTCGACATTCCGGAGCTCTCGACGCTGATGCTGGTCGCCGTCGGCTACCTGATCTTCCAGTCGCTGTTTTCCTACCACATAACCCTGTTTCAGGGGTTCAACCGCGTCGATCTGAGCGCGATTATCGAAGTCATCAACAACGTCTCACGGCTGGTGTTCGTCGTTATCCTGACAGCGCTCGGTCTGGGGGTCGCCGGCGCGCTCTTCGGGTACATAATCGGCGTCTTCCTCGGAACGATCGTCGGCCTGGTCTTTCTCTACCGCCGTTTCTACACGCAGTACGCCGACGGCGGCGGCAGCAAGTCGCTCCGGAACCGGATGCTGAAGTACAGCGTGCCGCTGACGGCGACCCACGGTGCCGGCGTGCTCGACAGACAGATCGACACGGTCCTGGTCGCGTTCTTCATCAACCCCGTCGCGGTCAGCTACTACGTGCTGAGCAAGCAGATCACGGAGTTCGTGCTCGTTCCGGCCGGCTCGCTCGGGTTCTCGGTTTCGCCGACGTACGGCGAGGAGAAGGCCAACGATTCGCTCGAGCACGCGGCCGATATCTACGAAACGACGCTCGAGTACATGTTCCTGCTTTACGTGCCGGCCGCGGTGGGGATGATGCTCGTGGCAGAGCCCGCCGTCACGCTCGTCTTCGGTGCCGAGTACGCCGGGGCGGCGCCGGTGTTGCAGGTACTCGGCGTCTACGTCGTCTTCCAGGCGATTACCGACGTGACGACCCAGGGGCTCGACTTTCTGGGACGGGCGAAAACGCGGGCGTACGCGAAAGGATCGACGGCGGTCGCGAACGTCGGTCTCAACATCGTCATGATCCCGATCTACGGGGTCACCGGCGCTGCCGTCGCGACGGTGATCACGTTCGGAATCTACACGCTGGTGAACGTCTACGTCATGCACAGCGAACTCTCGCTCGACTTCGTTCGGATCGCTCGCTCGCTCGTCGTGACGACGGCAATCGCCGGCGGGATGGGTCTCGCGGTCTTGCTGTTGATTCCGTACGCGTCGAATCTGCCGGCACTGTTCGGCGTGATCGGTGCCGGGATCGCTATCTGGGGCGTGTTGATCACGGTCAGCGGTGTGATCGATCCGCGTGAGACGATCGCCCAACTGACCTGA